Proteins encoded in a region of the Polyangiaceae bacterium genome:
- a CDS encoding vitamin B12-dependent ribonucleotide reductase gives MAQSTIVGQEGSMKSGAGEHAPRSVNAGGGVQFQRRFTQAGQTGFEGINWELRKSVITNPDGSVVFKMEGAEIPATWSQLATDIVVSKYFRKAGIHGDPARGETSVREVVHRIAHTIRVAGERMGGYFASKQHADTFEAELCFLMVNQYGAFNSPVWFNCGLFHEYGIEGSGGNWAWNEQLGEVTETENAYSRPQCSACFIQNVSDDLMAIYELVKSEARLFKYGSGTGSNFSRIRGKQEKLSGGGTSSGLMSFLEVFDRAAGATKSGGTTRRAAKMVCLDMDHPEIVDFVQWKVREEKKALALIAAGYERDFNGEAYKTISGQNSNNSVRVSDDFMKAALSGGKWQTIARTTGEVVDTLDADELWGMVAESAWACADPGVQYDSTINRWHTCPNSGRINASNPCSEYMFLDDTACNLASLNLTKFLAEDGSFDLDGYRHAIEIFFTAQEILVDFSSYPTAGIAKNSHDYRPLGLGYANLGTMLMLLGVPYDSDKGRSIAAALTSILCGHAYIQSSKLAATKGPFAGYAKNRDAMLRVMGMHQEAAYAINRDECPETLWRGACEDWDVAVEFGQQHGYRNAQSTVLAPTGTIGLLMDCDTTGIEPDFALVKFKKLAGGGYFKIVNQSVPSALRRLGYSEAQVREIVAYASGTNTLLGAPHINRASLKEKGLTDADLDKVEHSIVGVFDLTLAFAPWVVGKETYERLGIGADKMSQPGFNLLRHLGFTQQQITEAGDVIVGRMTLEGAPYLEEAHYPVFDCANRCGRTGRRFLAPMAHVRMMAATQPFLSGAISKTVNLPNEATVDEVREIYEEGWRLGLKAVALYRDGCKASQPLSTSSKDRDSEESTQEQAAVIEAPPVSRPTGLRVRLPKKRTGFTQEALVGGHKVFLRTGEYEDGTLGEIFIDMHKEGAAFRSLMNCFAMAVSVGLQYGVPLDTYVEQFTFTRFEPHGVVTGHPNIKFATSIVDYIFRVLGVEYLKRYDFAQVKPAQAAPSIEDPTATLEAPPSIPPPPASVAPPPREPQIRQAVAQATAQPVTQQGALDAQLEDMMGDAPLCDGCGHITVRNGACYKCLNCGNSMGCS, from the coding sequence ATGGCGCAATCGACGATCGTGGGTCAAGAAGGTTCGATGAAGAGCGGCGCGGGTGAGCACGCGCCTCGTTCGGTGAACGCCGGGGGTGGCGTTCAGTTCCAGCGCCGGTTCACCCAGGCGGGGCAGACTGGCTTCGAGGGCATCAACTGGGAACTGCGCAAGAGCGTCATCACCAACCCCGACGGCTCGGTCGTTTTCAAGATGGAGGGAGCAGAGATCCCCGCGACCTGGTCCCAGCTCGCCACGGACATCGTCGTCAGCAAGTACTTCCGCAAGGCCGGCATCCACGGCGATCCTGCGCGCGGTGAGACCAGCGTGCGCGAGGTCGTGCATCGCATCGCCCACACCATCCGCGTCGCGGGCGAGCGCATGGGCGGCTACTTCGCCAGCAAGCAGCATGCGGACACCTTCGAAGCCGAGCTGTGCTTCCTGATGGTCAACCAGTACGGCGCCTTCAACTCGCCGGTGTGGTTCAACTGCGGGCTGTTTCACGAGTACGGCATCGAAGGTTCGGGCGGCAACTGGGCCTGGAACGAGCAACTCGGCGAGGTGACCGAAACCGAGAACGCCTACTCGCGTCCGCAGTGCTCGGCATGCTTCATCCAGAACGTCAGCGACGACCTGATGGCCATCTACGAGCTGGTGAAGAGCGAAGCTCGCTTGTTCAAGTACGGCTCGGGCACTGGCAGCAACTTCAGCCGCATCCGCGGCAAGCAAGAGAAGCTGTCCGGGGGCGGCACCAGCAGCGGCTTGATGAGCTTCCTGGAGGTCTTCGATCGCGCTGCGGGCGCCACGAAGAGTGGCGGCACCACGCGGCGCGCCGCCAAGATGGTGTGCCTCGACATGGATCACCCGGAAATCGTCGACTTCGTGCAGTGGAAGGTGCGCGAAGAGAAGAAGGCGCTGGCGCTGATCGCCGCGGGCTACGAGCGCGACTTCAACGGCGAGGCCTACAAGACCATCAGCGGACAGAACTCCAACAACTCCGTCCGTGTGTCCGACGACTTCATGAAGGCGGCTTTGTCGGGCGGCAAATGGCAGACCATCGCGCGCACTACGGGTGAAGTGGTCGACACGCTCGACGCCGACGAGCTGTGGGGCATGGTCGCGGAGAGCGCCTGGGCCTGCGCCGATCCCGGCGTGCAGTACGACAGCACCATCAACCGCTGGCACACCTGCCCCAACTCGGGGCGCATCAACGCCAGCAACCCGTGCTCCGAGTACATGTTCCTCGACGACACGGCGTGCAACCTCGCTTCGCTCAACCTGACCAAGTTCCTGGCCGAGGACGGCAGCTTCGACCTCGACGGCTATCGCCACGCGATCGAGATCTTCTTCACGGCGCAGGAGATCTTGGTGGACTTCTCCAGCTACCCCACCGCGGGGATTGCCAAGAACTCCCACGACTACCGCCCCTTGGGTCTCGGCTACGCCAACCTCGGCACCATGTTGATGTTGCTGGGCGTGCCCTACGATTCCGACAAGGGACGCTCCATTGCGGCGGCGCTGACCTCCATTCTCTGCGGTCACGCCTACATCCAGAGCTCCAAGCTCGCCGCCACCAAGGGTCCTTTCGCGGGCTACGCCAAGAATCGCGACGCCATGCTGCGCGTGATGGGCATGCACCAAGAAGCCGCCTACGCCATCAACCGCGACGAGTGCCCCGAAACGCTGTGGCGCGGCGCCTGCGAGGACTGGGACGTCGCCGTCGAATTCGGACAGCAACACGGCTACCGCAATGCCCAGTCCACGGTGCTGGCCCCCACGGGTACTATCGGCTTGCTGATGGACTGCGACACCACCGGCATCGAGCCCGACTTCGCCCTGGTGAAGTTCAAGAAGCTCGCGGGAGGCGGTTACTTCAAGATCGTCAATCAGTCGGTGCCCTCGGCTCTGCGGCGCCTGGGATATTCGGAAGCGCAGGTGCGCGAGATCGTCGCCTACGCATCGGGGACCAACACCCTGCTCGGCGCGCCCCACATCAATCGCGCCAGCCTCAAGGAAAAGGGCCTGACCGATGCGGATCTGGACAAGGTCGAGCACTCCATCGTGGGCGTCTTCGACCTGACCCTGGCCTTCGCTCCCTGGGTCGTCGGCAAGGAAACCTACGAGCGCCTGGGCATCGGCGCCGACAAGATGAGCCAGCCCGGCTTCAACCTGCTGCGCCACCTGGGCTTCACCCAACAGCAGATCACCGAGGCTGGGGACGTGATCGTGGGACGCATGACGCTCGAAGGCGCTCCCTACTTGGAGGAGGCGCACTACCCGGTTTTCGATTGCGCCAATCGCTGTGGACGGACGGGCCGGCGCTTTTTGGCACCCATGGCCCACGTGCGCATGATGGCCGCCACTCAGCCCTTCCTCTCGGGCGCGATCAGCAAGACCGTCAATCTACCCAACGAGGCCACCGTCGACGAGGTCCGGGAGATCTACGAAGAAGGCTGGCGCTTGGGCCTCAAGGCCGTCGCGCTATACCGCGACGGCTGCAAGGCAAGCCAGCCGCTTTCCACGTCCAGCAAGGACCGAGACAGCGAAGAAAGCACGCAGGAGCAAGCCGCGGTGATCGAAGCGCCGCCCGTGTCGCGCCCCACGGGGCTGCGCGTGCGCCTGCCGAAGAAGCGCACGGGCTTCACCCAAGAAGCGCTGGTAGGCGGCCACAAGGTGTTCTTGCGCACCGGCGAGTACGAAGACGGCACCCTGGGGGAGATCTTCATCGACATGCACAAGGAAGGCGCTGCCTTCCGCTCGTTGATGAACTGCTTCGCCATGGCAGTCAGTGTCGGCCTGCAGTACGGCGTGCCTCTCGACACCTACGTCGAGCAGTTCACCTTCACCCGCTTCGAGCCCCACGGTGTGGTGACGGGGCATCCCAACATCAAGTTCGCGACCTCTATCGTCGACTACATCTTCCGCGTGCTGGGCGTCGAATACCTGAAGCGCTACGACTTTGCCCAAGTCAAACCCGCTCAGGCTGCTCCCAGCATCGAAGATCCCACCGCCACCCTGGAAGCGCCGCCCAGCATTCCGCCGCCACCCGCGTCCGTCGCGCCGCCGCCTCGCGAGCCCCAAATTCGGCAGGCAGTAGCTCAAGCGACGGCGCAGCCCGTCACGCAACAAGGCGCACTGGATGCGCAACTCGAGGACATGATGGGAGACGCACCGCTGTGCGACGGATGTGGACACATCACCGTACGCAACGGCGCTTGCTACAAGTGTCTCAACTGCGGCAACTCGATGGGCTGCAGCTGA